A single region of the Streptomyces caelestis genome encodes:
- a CDS encoding HAD family hydrolase — translation MPALVASDLDRTLIYSAAALALTMPDARAPRLLCVEVHESRPLSYMTETAAQLLTDLGDAAVFVPTTTRTRKQYLRINLPGPAPTYAICANGGHILVDGVSDPDWHATVTARLADQCAPLAEVQEHLLRAADPVWVRKHRVADDLFAYLVVERELLNEDWVKELAVWAENRGWTVSLQGRKIYAVPKPLTKSAAMREIARRTGADLTLAAGDSLLDADLLLAADQGWRPGHGELADTDWTAPAVRALPERGVLAGERILRELLRTVRGAA, via the coding sequence ATGCCCGCACTCGTCGCGAGCGACCTCGACCGCACCCTGATCTACTCCGCCGCCGCTCTGGCGCTGACCATGCCGGACGCGCGGGCGCCCCGCCTGCTGTGCGTGGAGGTGCACGAGAGCAGACCGCTGTCGTACATGACCGAGACGGCCGCCCAGCTCCTCACCGACCTGGGCGACGCGGCCGTGTTCGTGCCGACGACGACCCGCACGCGCAAGCAGTACCTGCGCATCAACCTGCCGGGCCCCGCGCCCACCTACGCGATCTGCGCGAACGGCGGCCACATCCTGGTGGACGGCGTGTCCGACCCCGACTGGCACGCAACTGTGACCGCGCGGCTGGCCGACCAGTGCGCGCCCCTGGCCGAGGTGCAGGAACACCTGCTCAGGGCCGCCGACCCGGTCTGGGTGCGCAAGCACCGCGTCGCCGACGACCTCTTCGCCTACCTCGTCGTCGAGCGTGAACTGCTGAACGAGGACTGGGTGAAGGAACTGGCGGTGTGGGCGGAGAACCGAGGCTGGACCGTGTCCCTCCAGGGCCGCAAGATCTACGCCGTGCCCAAGCCGCTCACCAAGAGCGCGGCGATGCGCGAGATCGCCCGGCGCACCGGCGCCGATCTCACCCTCGCCGCCGGAGACTCCCTGCTCGACGCCGACCTGCTCCTCGCGGCCGACCAGGGCTGGCGCCCCGGACACGGGGAGCTGGCGGACACCGACTGGACGGCTCCTGCGGTCAGGGCGCTTCCCGAGCGGGGGGTCCTTGCGGGGGAGCGGATCCTGCGGGAACTTCTGCGGACGGTTCGGGGTGCCGCCTGA